In a single window of the Zea mays cultivar B73 chromosome 5, Zm-B73-REFERENCE-NAM-5.0, whole genome shotgun sequence genome:
- the LOC118472112 gene encoding probable pectin methyltransferase QUA2 isoform X2 has translation MCIANYEASDGIFLVEVNRLLRPGGYFVWTSNLNTHRALRDKENQKKWTAIRDYAEGLCWEMLSQQDETIVWKKTNKRECYKSRKFGPELCGHDPESPYYQPLSPCISGTRSQRWIPIEHRTTWPSQARQNSTELDIHGVHSEVFADDNSSWDSMVRNYWSLLSPLIFSDHPKRPGDEDPQPPFNMLRNVLDMNAHFGGFNAALLKSGKSVWVMNVVPTNAPNYLPIIFDRGFIGVQHDW, from the exons ATGGCATTTTCTTGGTTGAAGTGAACAGGCTTTTGAGGCCTGGTGGATATTTTGTATGGACATCGAATTTGAATACACATAGGGCCTTGCGAGACAAAGAAAACCAAAAGAAATGGACAGCCATTCGTGACTACGCTGAGGGCCTTTGTTGGGAGATGCTGTCACAACAAGATGAGACAATTGTATGGAAAAAGACGAATAAAAGGGAATGTTACAAATCAAG AAAATTTGGGCCTGAGCTATGTGGCCATGATCCAGAATCACCATACTACCAACCACTAAGCCCCTGCATATCTGGCACAAGAAGTCAGCGTTGGATCCCCATTGAACACCGTACCACCTGGCCATCTCAGGCTAGGCAAAACTCAACAGAACTGGACATACATG GTGTGCATTCAGAAGTCTTCGCTGATGATAATTCAAGCTGGGACTCCATGGTGCGAAACTACTGGTCTTTGCTATCCCCACTTATATTTTCAGACCATCCAAAGAGACCTGGTGATGAAGACCCACAACCACCATTTAACATGCTAAGGAATGTTTTAGATATGAATGCTCACTTTGGTGGATTTAATGCTGCTTTACTGAAGTCTGGAAAGTCTGTATGGGTGATGAATGTTGTTCCTACAAATGCCCCAAATTATCTACCAATAATATTTGACCGTGGTTTTATTGGGGTTCAACATGATTGGTAA